The Uranotaenia lowii strain MFRU-FL unplaced genomic scaffold, ASM2978415v1 HiC_scaffold_52, whole genome shotgun sequence genome has a segment encoding these proteins:
- the LOC129760232 gene encoding BMP-binding endothelial regulator protein — protein MIDSGTEWTDPNDPCDHFKCVSGVITRSRIKCYTPCGNPLTTRPGQCCPVCLGCQLNGQQVTGEATLSEDPCVKCTCDGRKLTCTKKSCPVLQCPITKQYRLPGECCARCKDRLEEMKMDQKRCFMGKAAHFHGKSFVADQCATCECRNGTSFCQKDTCPVLECAVEDQIKGPADCCPSCPETIELRSTCSVGGNIYENGETWTLNACASCECRNGEIRCSKIQCTKQKCKPNESLVTPKGECCPKCIETPGVCTVFGDPHYRTFDGHFYSFQGSCKYQLTADCVDHSFSLRVTNDARSTKSSSWTKTVTLKMGNLKVNLGQKMRVKINGSKVDPPYRIDGVLEVYKSEEETEVVVSTEVGIKLTWDGNNFIQVEVPTVYKNKLCGLCGNYNNVFRDDLISRNGANMSNSVWKFAQSWAVGGEKACTRPKKKDIAAKNTHCKQKKSAAVCNMLTSPIFASCNSLLNPGNYFKACKIDMCECPNKQCYCDSLAAYAHECKRQGIRSLNWRWDTNCYPNATNALFAAHHHHHREHQQQHQRLPAAVRQQKQKGHDLPPSLKNSIEKQLPRHRKKQHRPKPNVDPGSRRPPPPLYS, from the exons GCTGCCAGCTTAATGGCCAACAGGTAACGGGTGAGGCCACCCTGAGTGAGGATCCCTGCGTCAAGTGTACCTGTGATGGGCGGAAGTTGACTTGCACCAAGAAGTCCTGTCCGGTGCTGCAATGTCCGATCACCAAACAGTACCGGCTTCCGGGAGAGTGTTGTGCCCGCTGCAAGGATCGGCTGGAGGAGATGAAGATGGACCAGAAGCGATGCTTCATGGGAAAAGCGGCACACTTTCATGGGAAATCGTTTGTTGCCGATCAGTGCGCCACCTGTGAGTGCCGCAACGGAACTTCGTTCTGTCAAAAGGACACCTGTCCGGTGCTGGAGTGTGCCGTTGAGGATCAGATCAAAGGACCGGCCGATTGTTGTCCTTCCTGTCCGGAGACAATCGAGTTGCGCTCGACTTGTTCGGTGGGAGGGAACATCTATGAA AACGGAGAAACGTGGACCCTGAACGCGTGTGCCTCCTGTGAGTGCCGAAACGGTGAGATTCGCTGCTCCAAGATCCAGTGCACCAAACAGAAGTGCAAACCGAACGAATCGCTGGTTACGCCAAAGGGTGAGTGCTGTCCGAAGTGCATCGAGACCCCGGGAGTTTGTACCGTGTTTGGTGATCCGCACTATCGCACCTTCGATGGGCACTTCTACAGCTTCCAGGGTTCCTGCAAGTACCAGCTGACGGCGGACTGTGTGGAtcatagtttttcgctcagggtTACCAATGATGCCCGGTCCACGAAGTCGAGTTCGTGGACCAAGACTGTGACGTTAAAGATGGGTAATTTGAAGGTGAACTTGGGTCAGAAGATGCGAGTTAAGATCAATGGATCGAAGGTGGATCCGCCGTATAGGATCGACGGGGTTTTGGAAGTTTACAAGAGCGAGGAGGAGACGGAGGTCGTTGTGAGCACTGAGGTTGGGATCAAGCTGACCTGGGATGGCAACAACTTTATCCAGGTGGAGGTTCCTACCGTTTACAAGAACAAGTTGTGTGGGTTGTGCGGCAACTATAACAATGTTTTCCGGGATGATTTGATCTCTAGAAATGGTGCAAATATGAGTAATAGCGTGTGGAAGTTCGCTCAGTCTTGGGCTGTTGGAGGAGAGAAGGCTTGTACTCGCCCGAAGAAGAAGGACATCGCTGCCAAGAACACGCATTGCAAGCAAAAGAAATCTGCGGCGGTCTGTAATATGCTAACGTCACCCATCTTTGCCAGCTGTAATTCTTTGTTGAACCCGGGAAATTACTTTAAGGCTTGTAAGATCGATATGTGCGAATGTCCCAATAAGCAGTGCTATTGCGACAGTTTGGCAGCTTACGCTCATGAGTGCAAACGACAGGGAATCCGATCGCTAAATTGGCGGTGGGACACCAATTGCTATCCGAATGCAACGAACGCTCTGTTCGCAgcgcatcatcatcatcatcgcgagcatcagcagcagcatcaacgaCTACCGGCTGCTGTGCGGCAACAAAAGCAGAAGGGTCATGATCTCCCACCCTCGTTAAAGAACTCCATCGAAAAGCAACTGCCACGACATCGAAAGAAGCAACATCGGCCCAAACCGAACGTGGATCCGGGATCACGAAGACCTCCTCCGCCGCTTTACTCGTAG